CGATATCGTTTTATAGAACGCATGAGCGACTACTTTATTCCATGCTGGCGGCGCACACCGTAGCGCAGCACGTCAGGGGCACCGTACTCGGTAAGGATGATCGCTTCCAGTGGTGTCTTCCCCTCGGCGCTCCAGGAACCGTTGGCGTTTCCGATGAGAAAACCTGAGCGAAATGCCATAAGGTCGGGCTCCAGGCGCACCGACTGTTAAGCCTGTTTTGGACGACCTCCGACAGAAAAGGCCTGGGAGGTCACCCAATGTTATGATCGGAAACATTACCCGCCAAAAGGCGAACGTCGGTCCCTACATTCCATGGATACCCATCTCACCAAACCCGCGGAGCCGTCCACCTCGGATCTGGGCCGGCGCGTGCGTGCCGCGCGCCAGGCGCAGGACCTGACGCTCGAGACCGCGAGCCGCCTGTGCGGCGTGTCGCGCTCGACGCTTTCGAAAGTCGAAAACGGCCTGATGTCACCGACCTTCGACGTGCTGCAAAAGATCGTGCTCGGCCTGAAGATCGAGATCGGCGAGCTGTTCGGCTCCACGCCGAAGGTCAGCGCCGGCGGTCGCCGTGCGCTGACTCGCAAGGATGCGGGTCAACGCCACGCGTATCGCGGCTACCAGATGGAGCTGCTCGCCACCGACCTCGCCCATAAGGCAATGCTGCCGTTTCGCATCCGTATCTCGGCGCACACGCTGGATGCATTCGACGACTGGGGGCGTCACGAAGGCGAAGAGTTTCTGTATGTGATCAGCGGCAGTGTGTGCCTGTACTCCGAGCTCTACGCCCCTACGCATCTGAATGCGGGGGACAGTATCTATTTCGATAGCCGCACGGGTCACGCTGCGGTTTCCACTAGCGATGAAGATGCCGAAGTACTCTGGATGGCGACCAGCGCGGACATTCCACAAGTAGCGGCTGATTCGGCGAAGAAATAGGCGCCGCGCGAGTCGCTGCGTGCACGGCACCTCGTTTTAACAACGCCCGCTGCGCCAACTGCGCGATATGCAATGCATGACGCCCCGTGCCGTGCTCGATCTGCTCACGGCAGCTAAACCCGTTGGTCAATACGATGGTTTGCGCCGCTGCGCCGCGAATCGCCGGAAACAGTTTGTCTTCGCCGATCTTCTCCGAGAGCTCATGGTGTTCCGCGTTAAAGCCAAATGAACCGGCCATGCCGCAGCAACCGGTATCGAGCAGCTTCCATTTCACACCGAGCCGTTCCAGCAGTGCCGTATCGCCTTGCATGCCGAACAGCGCCTTCTGATGGCAGTGGCCGTGTACGACCACCTCGGCGTCGAGCCTGGGCCAGTCGTACGGCTCGCGCACGACGAAGTCCGAGAACAGGAAA
The sequence above is drawn from the Paraburkholderia phenazinium genome and encodes:
- a CDS encoding helix-turn-helix domain-containing protein codes for the protein MDTHLTKPAEPSTSDLGRRVRAARQAQDLTLETASRLCGVSRSTLSKVENGLMSPTFDVLQKIVLGLKIEIGELFGSTPKVSAGGRRALTRKDAGQRHAYRGYQMELLATDLAHKAMLPFRIRISAHTLDAFDDWGRHEGEEFLYVISGSVCLYSELYAPTHLNAGDSIYFDSRTGHAAVSTSDEDAEVLWMATSADIPQVAADSAKK